In one Thioclava sp. ES.031 genomic region, the following are encoded:
- a CDS encoding trehalose-6-phosphate synthase, translating to MGRLICISNRIPTGANPSGGLVVALGDVLEETGGIWIGTSGEIADKPAAELREIEGGPFKRYCFDLTQEEQDNYYAGYSNSVLWPLFHGRADLMDIHQEYLGVYKQVNRRIAKLVAPFLKPDDRIWVQDYHLLPLAYELRLMGVTNPIGFFLHTPFPGPTAMQALPNGREVCQWIANYDLVGLQAERDVRACLHSMIEIADASNLGAGYVHLSPRQCRIAAFPISIDAREFQELAETEFDKLPAGIVKDHRRLMIGVDRLDYSKGVPHRFRAFGEFLERHEDWHRYVSLLQISPPTREGVQAYDDIREETEHLSGRINGQFADIQWVPIRFINRAVPREVLAGLYRASHVALVTPLMDGMNLVAKEFVAAQNPDDPGVLMLSQFAGAAEQMDAALMVNPHDPEQVATSMLTALMMSRGERRERYRSLMEGLTTYDVHWWSKSFLDALG from the coding sequence ATGGGCCGCCTGATCTGCATCTCCAACCGTATTCCCACCGGGGCCAATCCTTCGGGCGGGCTGGTCGTGGCGCTTGGCGATGTGCTGGAGGAGACCGGCGGCATCTGGATCGGCACCTCGGGCGAGATCGCCGACAAGCCCGCAGCGGAACTGCGCGAGATCGAGGGCGGGCCGTTCAAGCGCTACTGCTTCGATCTGACTCAGGAAGAACAGGACAACTATTACGCGGGCTATTCGAATTCGGTGCTCTGGCCGCTGTTCCACGGCCGCGCCGATCTGATGGATATTCATCAGGAATATCTGGGCGTCTACAAGCAGGTGAACCGGCGGATCGCGAAGCTCGTGGCGCCGTTCCTGAAGCCCGACGACCGGATCTGGGTGCAGGATTACCATCTGCTGCCGCTGGCCTACGAGCTGCGCCTGATGGGCGTGACCAATCCGATCGGCTTCTTCCTGCACACGCCCTTCCCCGGCCCGACTGCGATGCAGGCCCTGCCCAACGGGCGCGAGGTCTGCCAGTGGATCGCGAATTACGACCTCGTGGGCCTTCAGGCAGAGCGCGACGTGCGTGCCTGTCTCCATTCGATGATCGAGATCGCCGACGCCTCCAATCTGGGCGCCGGCTATGTGCATCTCTCGCCCCGCCAATGCCGGATCGCCGCATTCCCGATTTCGATCGATGCGCGAGAGTTTCAGGAACTGGCGGAGACCGAGTTCGACAAATTGCCCGCCGGGATCGTGAAGGACCATCGTCGGCTGATGATCGGCGTCGACCGGCTGGATTATTCCAAAGGCGTGCCGCATCGCTTCCGCGCTTTCGGCGAGTTTCTCGAGCGGCACGAGGACTGGCATCGTTACGTCTCGCTCTTGCAGATCTCGCCGCCGACCCGCGAGGGCGTGCAGGCCTATGACGATATCCGTGAAGAGACCGAGCATCTTTCGGGCCGGATCAACGGGCAATTCGCCGACATCCAGTGGGTTCCGATCCGCTTCATCAACCGCGCAGTGCCGCGCGAGGTTCTCGCGGGGCTCTATCGCGCCTCGCATGTGGCGCTGGTGACGCCGCTGATGGACGGGATGAACCTCGTGGCGAAGGAATTCGTGGCCGCCCAGAACCCCGACGATCCCGGCGTTCTGATGCTGTCGCAATTCGCGGGCGCGGCCGAACAGATGGATGCGGCACTGATGGTGAACCCGCACGATCCCGAACAGGTCGCGACCTCGATGCTGACCGCGCTGATGATGTCGCGCGGGGAACGTCGGGAACGGTATCGGTCGCTGATGGAGGGGCTGACCACCTATGACGTGCATTGGTGGTCGAAGTCCTTCCTCGACGCGCTAGGCTGA
- the otsB gene encoding trehalose-phosphatase — protein sequence MAMDDMTGKKPAPPALDPSRDALFLDFDGCLVDIAPRPDAVIVPQDLPRLLEQLSDALNGALAVVSGRSLHELERFLDGFDGFMVGSHGSEARGMEPPMAETPRHLGALKEDMAGFAKDHDLIFEDKSHGAAVHFRSNPAKQGQVEAFTEELTARYDGFTIQPAKMAVEIRPEGFSKDGALAILSDLVQFGGRNPVYAGDDTTDEPALAWAEAHGGFGIKVGDGESVARYHLAEPMDVRAWLAAAVAR from the coding sequence ATGGCAATGGATGACATGACCGGGAAAAAACCGGCCCCGCCCGCTCTCGACCCGTCGCGAGATGCGTTGTTCCTCGATTTCGACGGATGTCTGGTGGATATTGCGCCCCGCCCGGATGCGGTGATCGTGCCGCAGGATCTGCCGCGTTTGCTCGAGCAGCTCTCGGATGCGCTCAACGGGGCGCTTGCGGTTGTCTCGGGGCGATCGCTTCACGAGCTGGAGCGTTTTCTCGACGGGTTCGACGGGTTTATGGTCGGCTCGCACGGCTCGGAAGCGCGCGGCATGGAGCCGCCAATGGCCGAGACCCCCCGACATCTGGGCGCGCTGAAAGAGGATATGGCCGGGTTCGCCAAGGACCACGATCTTATCTTCGAGGATAAAAGCCACGGCGCCGCGGTCCATTTCCGCTCCAATCCCGCCAAGCAAGGTCAGGTCGAAGCCTTCACCGAAGAGCTGACCGCGCGCTATGACGGATTCACGATCCAGCCTGCGAAAATGGCGGTCGAAATTCGTCCCGAGGGCTTCTCGAAGGACGGCGCTCTGGCGATCCTGTCAGACCTCGTGCAGTTCGGCGGCCGCAATCCGGTCTATGCGGGCGACGACACGACCGACGAGCCCGCGCTGGCCTGGGCCGAGGCGCATGGCGGTTTCGGCATCAAGGTCGGTGACGGAGAGAGCGTCGCGCGCTATCACCTTGCCGAGCCGATGGATGTGCGCGCCTGGCTCGCCGCTGCCGTGGCACGCTGA